One Gopherus evgoodei ecotype Sinaloan lineage chromosome 1, rGopEvg1_v1.p, whole genome shotgun sequence genomic window, TATTTCAAATGCCACTATACTGCACAACTACCATTATTTTTGACCACTTCACAACTGTTATACTTTCTTGCCAGATTGTCTCAAGACTCATTGTGCTGAAATCAGCTTGTCAAGTCTACTTATTAACCATTCTGCATTCTCTGTGATTTGGGAGGATAATGGAAGCCTCGTGAGCCACAGGGTACGTccatactacccgccggatcggcgggaagcgatcgatctatcggggatcgatttatcgcatctggTTTAGATGCGATAGATCGATCCCTGAATgcactccccgtcgactccggaactccaccagagcgagaggtggaagtggagtcaacgggagagccgCAGccgtcgatcccgcaccgtgaggacgggaggtaagtcgaaataagagaagtcgacttcagctatgagaatagcgtagctgaagttgcgtatcttacatcgacaccatcccctcccccagtgtagaccaggccatagagtaGGAACAGACAAGATAAACAGACAGGTTTCAGTGCATTCAAGAGGTCTGTTTTCTTTCATTGAAGTCCAGTGGTAAAATTCTCCAAAGAGCTGAAGTGACTTAAGGGCATGTCATGGtacaatcccccactctgaaccttagcgtccaaaagatggggtaccagcatgagttcctctaagctcaatcccagcttagaacctgtagcgctgccaccaaccaggaattccagtgcctggtacactctggtcccccccaaaaccttgcccggggacccccaagacccagaccctctggatctcaacacaaggaaagtaaaccctttcccccaccattgcctctcccaggcttcccctccctgggttatcctggaagatcactgtgtgattcaaactccttgaatcacaaaacagagaggacaattcaccctcctcccaccttctctttccccctcccagactcttcttgagagagagtaatcctggcacagagagaaatcagcctctctctcccctttcccccaccagttccctggtgaattcagacccagtcccctggggtctcaccagaataaaaaaaacaattaggttcttaaacaagaaaagcttttaattaaagagagaaaaaacagtaaaaattatctttgtaaattttaaaaaaatggaataggtacagggtctttcagctatagacactgggaatacctaaGTATACCTAAGTATACCtaagcctaagtatacaagtacaaattaaaatcctttcagcaaaaataccaatttgaactcctttcagccaaatgcacatttgaacttcttccaaccaaatacacatttgcaaataaagaaaacaaccataagcctaactcgctttatctacctattACTCACTAGTCTggacttataagagcctgtattggagagattggagagaaacctggttgcatgtctggtcactctgagcccccagagtgaacaacaaccaaaactaacagcacagcacaaaaatttccctccctcaagattcgaaagtatcctgtcccctgattggtcctcgggtcaggtgacagccaggctcactgttcttgttaaccctttccaggcaaagagatatgaagcacttctgttctattaactcttacttatctgtttatgacagggcatgtctacattgctgTACAGCTCAGACCAAGGGGGGGGTGAATAGCAGTGTGCATCAAAGTGCTGCTCtgtaactccatgtgtggatgctGCATGCACAAACTTTAAAGGTTAAGTAACTCCAGAGGGACCTAACAAAGCTAGGTGAATAGACAACACAATGACATATGCCATTCGGTGTTGATTAATGTAAAGGAAACTTTTCTTAACACAAATATCTATTTTAATGTTATTGGCACACTCTTCCCTCTTCCATACTGGATCTTCAAATTGTTGTTCTGATGTTGTCTTTCTACGCCATCCATATGTAATGGGTTTTAAAGGGCAACTGCAAAGCAAAAGTGAAACTTTAGTTAAGCCCAGATTTCTGCCCTCATTAACCAGGCCTTGGGGCATTGAGCATAGAAATCAATATAAACTCTTGCCTTCTGTGAAATCCTCTTGGTACTTCCTAGTTCATTTGAAGAGCTCCTAAAATTCACCATTGTGTGCTATcaaaaagggggagggatagctcagtggtttgagcattgacctgctaaacccagggttgtgagttcaatccttgagggggccatttggggactggtcctgctttgagcagggggttggactagatgatctcctgaggtcccctccaaccctaataatctatgattctatctatGAAATACCACAGCCTGCACTAGGATTGATGAGACTTTTGACATTTGAGATACCCCAGACATCTTCAGTGAACTAGTGTATACTAACAAGTTTTTACACCAAAGGTCAAGAATTGTAGCAGGTTAGCTTATATAGCTCTCTGTGTTGAATGCTGCCCACCCAGCCTAGCAGAGGGCATTCAGTACAGCATTTTATAGTTAACTCAAGTTCCATTTTTGCTTTGCAGTTCTCCTTTCAGGGCAAAGTTTactatttggttgtcatggtttccTAGTCCTGTTGCTTGAAGCAGTTGCTGACCTTATGCCAGATGGGCACAGCATGAAGGAAGATTCAAGAACTTAACTAACGTTTTCCACCTCGCTGCTGGCAGCCCTTTTAGCATGTCTGTGTTTGTGCCTCCAAAAACCAGTACTGAAGGCAGCATCTGAGCCAGAGGTTGAAGTAGAACAGCAGGATCGCAGGTGTATGAATTGAACTTTGATTCTCCTTCATGACATTTCCTCCCCCGAGCACCATTGTAGGAGTTACATGCCTGTCCACACAGccactgaaatattttgagaagTAGTTGTCAGTTAGGACAGTTCCCTCAAGTCCAGCATTCCACAGAACCAGGACATAAATACCCTGCCTTCTCTAAGACCCCTCAAGATCTTCTTTATTGGCCTCTTCATTCAGTCATTGAACCAATCTGTCCCTCTCTTTCTCATTAGTTTTCTCATGATGATAGGTGTATTAGAAATGAATGCACTGGATAGTTTTCAGTCCACTCTGCCTTGTATATCTCTCAagtttatttttaactgtttggTAGCTATTCTGGCTTATGATCAGTCCTTTGAATCCTGCCAGTTTTGCATCTGCTACTCAGACCACCCATTGTTTCTTTAGTAGTAGTACCACCATAGGACCTAGGAGCCTTTGCCATGTCCAGGACCCCACAGTGCTAGGCACTGGATAGATACAGAATGAAAAGATGGTCCccaccccaaggagcttacattcTAAGACAAGAGCCAGTACATGGATATAGACACATGGGAGCGTACAACGAAACAGTAAGACATGGTTCAGCATGATAGGCAGGGGTCTCTGAACACCAAAAGCCTAAGAGCCCGATCGTTTTAGTAATTGCATAGGAACTGTATCAGACCCGTGGTCCATCTGTTCCATTATTCTATTTCCAACAATGCATAGAatcagatgcctcagaggaaggtgtaCAAGCCCAAAGTCAACAATTAAAGAATGATCTGGACATAAGGAGagctttttcctaatattcatcTGTTAGAGGTTGGTTTATGTTCTGAAGAATGAGGATTTATAGCTCctccacatttttgtttgttgtgtCTAATTAACTTATTCTTGTTATTAGTACAAATATTTAATCCTTCTGTGAAGCCTGCTTATTTCTTGTTCACAGTAGTATCTTGTATCAGAGTTCCACGGGCTAATACTGCTTTCTTTGTACAGTGCATAATTTCCTTTTATCAAATTTGTATTTATTGTTATTCAATTATGAGAGGGTAAAGAAAAGCATTTGATTTACCTTTTCTGtactattcattattttttatACCTCCAGCATGTTTCCCCTTATTTGCGCCTTCTCTAAACTAAATATTCCCAGTTTCTCCTCATATTTTACTCTTTCCATACTGTTAATCATTTTTATCAAGCATCTCTGAATCCCCCTCTACTTCTGCCCTATCCTTTTTGAGATAAGAATACCAGTTAACATATCACTGTTTAACAAATGAATATACTCTCAAATGCTAACCAATCATatacttcaatttttttccttAAGCTTTTAAGTGTGTATAAACTATACATGTTATCTGACTGTCGATGGCATGTGACTGTTATCTAGAGGAGATCAGCAAATATAACCTTCAACCCTaggaaaaaagatttaaaatatagTCCTGCCTTAtaactctgtttttaaaaaaaaacaaaaaacagaaactaGTAAAAATAGTAAACAGTAATTTACTGTACAGCGTTATTTTATAGGCCATCTCTAAATTTTGTTCCATgtaattttcagtggaaaagcTATAGGATACCAGCTTTCAAACTGACACACTTATGTTCTCTAATCGTCTctccatttctctttcttttttttttcctcttcctttttgaAAACCAGCAGCAATCCACACAGGAGCATTCAAGAAAAACAAATGTGCATTGAATTGCAAGGCTTATGCTTTTTTGAGGGTGGCAGTTGTCTCTCAATAGAGCTATATCTGCCAGGCAAGCTGAAATTATGAGGTTATGAAAGTACTAATATAAAATATGTAAGAAGTGCCTATTGATAGCCTATAAATATATGTGCATATAAATCCTTCAGGTAGCTAAGCTACTTACAAGCCATAACAGAACTAGCTGTTCACTGATAGAGAAAACCTGTAGCTGTGGTCTGGTGTCTAAGGTGCAAGGCTGGTTTTCCCTTATgtacaggaaaaggaaaagatgaGGAAGagaattgggattttttttcttttttaaaggcttACGTACAAAGCATTGTGGACTTGAGTCTGTCAGCTTACATATGCTAACGTTCCTAGGAAATGAGATTGACTTCTATTCAGTATCCTCATTTATCACAATCAGTTGTAGGGCTTGCAAGTGGTGGTATTTCTTGAAGATTTAACCAGTTTGGAATTTTATGATACAAAGTTAGGGGAGAACATCCCTTTAAAAAGTGGTAGTTTCTTTCattccaaaatgttttatttctgttgCAGTGTAAGACCTGTTCAGAGCCAAAACAAATGACCAGTTCCTCTGCCATCTATGACAACCCCAATCTGATCAAACCGATACCAGTGAAGCCCGTTGAAACTCAGCACCAACAAATACCTCAGCAAGGCAAGGTACACTTTAATTTGCACTTTGACTAGTGCTGCTATAACATATCAGGCATGGGAGGATGCTTGCGTAGATCAAATAGTACAATAATGCAAAGTGGAATTAGGGTAAATGGGATGGTCTTAATGCAAAATGAATATCTCTTTACAAAAAATAGCTTTTTTGTGTAAAATGGTTATTTAAAACACAGATGTTGTGTGCTGATTCAAGCAAAAACAATTCAAGAATGTTGTTGTGGTTGCAGACAAACCCCCAACTAGCCAGTGGAACACAgctaattttattattcatttattaatttaaatttgtACAAATGCCTTTCCATACATGATTGATGCCTTTtatataacttaaaaaaaaatcacaatgcaaAATCTAGCAAGCTGCATCCATTGTGCCATGATAAGGCGAGAGACAGAAAATGACAGTGCTTCCCACAAGGACAGAAGGTTCCTTTCTTCCCCTTCATAACTTTTTGAgcttttctaatattttattaGTGACTATAAGAGGAGACCCTTCTCTCTAGGCATTGAAAGTGAAGTTGGTACCTTTTTTTCTGGAGGCGGCATTTTTCTCACAGACCAGAAATTTCAAGGCTGTTTAAAAATCCTTTCCTCCCACATGACACGATCATTAAATAAACCTCTTGAGAGGAGGAAGTGTAGGTCAGTTGTCTTGGCTGTTCCTTTGATACTTCAAGATAACACTTCAGACAGTTAATGTAGTTTAATGTGCACAAGAACTGTTTCACTTATTCTCTTTTTCCTCGCAGAACATGGACTCTGAACCACAACACTTATCTTTGACAGCACTGTTTGGAAAACAAGAAAATCCTACCATATACCAAGATGTCCCAGAACAGTCACAGAAAAAGCACCAACTTAATCTTTCTGTCAGGCAGAGTGTAGTGCGTTCGCTGTCCTATGAGGAACCTGGCAGACATTCACCCTCAGCAGAGAAGCAGCTTTGCCCAGCTATTCAAAAACTTATGGTGCGTGGGACAGACCTTCATCCACTGTCTGAGCTTCCTGAGAATCGACTGTGTGAAAACGGCAATGTCCGCTCCGTAGGGGAGGTTTTCACTGGACTCTTCCAACCTGTGACTTCTCATGGTATTGTAACATCTCATCCAGCCCAGGACACAACTAGCAGTCAAAGCTTGTTACAGAAACTTCAGGGACAGTCAGGATCAGTGACCAAAATGGACCCAAGTGCAACAGGTACTGTAAGTTCAACAGCCTCAATCTTCAGCAGGACTTCTGCTACAGCATCAGCAGCACCGATAAATAACATGACCCAGCCACATCTGGTATATTTCAATGGCTCTCTTCCAGCCCAGACTTTAGAACCTCAGACTGCTGGTAAAGAACAGTCCAAACTTCCTAGACAGCCACTTTCCCTTTCTGGCAACCAGTCAACCAGTTCTGGAGTGATTTCACCTCAAGAGTTACTGAAAAAACTCCAGATAGTGCAACAGGAGCAGCAGTTACATGTGTCCAGCAGACCTACCTTGGCAGCTAAGTTTCCTGTAGTGACTCAGAACACCAACACTCTAAAACCCTTGGACGCCTGGATAGATAAGACGTCAGGTGCACAAAAGCAGAGCCCTCTCTTTCAGGTAAACATGATTTAAGGAACTAATGCCTGTGATGAAGGTATCTAGGAATCTTTTGAGCTGCAGTGCAAAAGAATTCAGTTCTGTAAGGCTGTTCTCTAATTCCCATTACAGTAagtcctcacttaatgttgtagttatgttcctgaaaaatgtgactttaagtgaaacgaagttaagctaatccaatttccccataagaataatgtaaatgggggcgggggttaggttccagggaaatttttttttgccatacagtacagtactatagttgggaggtgcccctgccttacccaCACAGGCagagcccactggcactggaggacgttaagtggggagttactctATTTCTCTCATACCCCAACAAATCTCAGGCCATCAGactcattttcattttgttatGCTCTTGTAGTGTAGGGGTCTGTGAGCTCTATCATATCCAAGTTAGTCTGAACAGAAGCAATGCTCCTATGCCAACATCAAGAAGTCCTGATTCTCTAGCTTTGGTAATGTAAATACTGAAGGGTCTGATCTTTCCAGATGACTAATAGCCATAGATACTTCAggcatagattttttttcttaggcACCTAAGATATATACCTAATTACCAGCTTTGTGTCATTGTTTTCAAGTTCTAGTCAGATGAGTGTCTCCTACAGGTGatttcagaatcaaaatgagTCAGCATTCCCCTTGCCCAAAGTGCCCCTTGTCCATCAGTTTAAACAATGTATGAAAGTCGTTTCTTCTTGTTCATCTAGGGGCTAAAGCCTAGAAAagaccaaaacataaaaatcttcaGAACAGGACTAGCGAATCCCACCAATGTGATGTGACAATGAAGAAGTTGGTTACTGTCTCTGTAGGGACCTGATAGGACTATTCACTGGTTCTTGTATTTAATATTgtaattttgattttcttttccttttgaacATCTTCAAATAATACTCTATCTAGCTTTATGTTCCATCCACATGATTTCTCTGATTCCCTTAATTAAGTAACAATCCATTCTTTTGCAGCCACTAGGGATGAGGCAGCTCACTACATTGCTAATCTGATTTTCTTTTGCAACAATAGCTACTTGTAGTAATTCAACAATTTTCTACTTTTTATATCcttgtttttcttgaaaaatatttctagtgTCTCTTTTTATCTTTCAAAAAACAACCTGAATTTTGGTGACTGTGCTTCATGGAACTGTCTGGGTTTGGTACCTTAGAAAATTCAAGAAACTTGAAGAACTGTTGACTATTACTGCTGTCCTTGTTGCCGGAGTAGAACCACAGCTAGCTTAGCTTCCTTGTAGTGGCTTCCATGCTCAAATGTCCTCACAAAAAGTCCAGTTCCTGGGTGAGCATTTAAAGACCCTCTTGGCTTCTTTGCTAACTGATAGTCGAGAAGGCCTTTAATTGTGCTGGAGCCTAGCAGCCCCACTGGAAAGCTGATTGCTTTACAGTTCTGGTGAATGAAGTCCAGAAGCTGTGAGTAAGGATGTTACTTTGAGGAGCCAGAAAACTCTTCAGATGTGCTCCAAATTTGTGAATGCTGATAAGAAAAAAGTTGCTAACTTTATTTTCCCAACTCACTGAAATATGAGCACACTTTTCTTGACTTTCCCCACTTTACCAAACTAGCCATAACCATCCTTTTTTACTTAAGAGAGTCTTACTACTCAGAGAAGCCTGAAACAAAATTGTTTAATCAACTAGCTAGCAATTTGAAGCCACATTTGTCACTAAACTCACTGGTAAGAACTGAAAATTTCCAATTCcacaagatatatatatataatttttaatgagAACAGTATGTCTTTGGGATTCATTTGGGTGATTCTGTGTATGGTCATGTTTTCTGTGAGTTAATCAGTGAaattttacagaaacaattgCTTACAAAGGTGAATTTTGACTTCTCAGCCACCAGTGGAGATTACTATTTGCGGTGAAAGccgcaagagtcctgtggcatcttatttGCGGTTATATAACTaaaggcttgtcttcacatacagtgctactgcagcagagctgtaccagtgcagctgtgccactttaGCGAAGAAGGTACTacatcagtgggagagcttctcccttcAGCATAGTTAGTCCATCTCCCTGAGAAGCGGTAGCTATGTCGACGTGAGACGATCTCTTGTTGATTATAATACTGTATACACGGGAGGGTTAGGTTGATATAAGTGCATCGCTCAGGGTATGGATTttgcacacccctgagcgacttAGTTATACTGGTGCAGATCTGTAGTGTTTTCCTGGCCTCAGTCCTAATGAATaaaaagagaacataagaatggccgtattgggccagaccagtggtccatctagcccaggatcttgtctttcaacagtggccaatgccaggtgcttcagagggagcaaacagaacagacaatcattgagtgatccatcccctgttgtccactcccagctttgagcagtcagaggctagggacaaccagagcatggtgttgcatccctgactatgttggccaatagccattgatggacctatcctccatgaacggatctaattcttttttaaaccccattatagttttgaccttcacaacatcccctggcaacaagtccCACAGGTTGATTATGCATTGTGCGAAGAAgtacctccttttgtttgttttaaacctgctgcctgttaacttcattgggtgaccctagttcttgtgttatatgaaggagtaaataacactccttCATTCACTTTTTacaaaccattcatgattttatagacctctatcatattcccccttagtcgtctcttttccaagctgaaaagtcccagttttattaatctcttcttatatggaatctgttccatacccttaatcatttttgttgcccttctctataccttttccaattctaatatatcattttttgagatggggagaccgtATCATAggattatatagtggcattatgatattttctgtccatTTCCTAAAAGTTACTAACAAAAAGGTAACCAAAGTCACAGTAATTACTTTTGTTTTGACTGGGTGAGGGGATTGCATTCTATAAGTGTGAGAAATTGTCTAACTTACTATGAAACATGCAGTCAGGATGGGGAAAATGAGCTATTCAAACCTAGAAAATAGTCATGTATCAGgttatatattataaaccagTTTGTACCAatagaaaataacaaaaatataagACATCTCAGAAAAAGAGATTGATATTGATAAGTGATAGTGACCTCGTTTTGCATGCCTTTGAAAAAGGCAAAAAAGCAGTAATTATATCTGGGTAAGCCTGAGATGGAAAGAACAACCGTTCAGAATGGCACTTGATACTGGCTTCATAATCTTAATAATTTTACTAGAAGAATTCAAAGAGAAAAAGTGGCTGAGAGCAAAACTACGTACAGGGAAAAGTCATTCCAGAGATTACTACTGTAAATGTGCATAAAATGCAACAACAATTATTACAATTCCAATCTCACCTTGCTTGGCAGAGCATTACTCAAGAAGATTCCTATTGACTGACAGCGGATGGCTTTATTAGCTGAGACACCAGCAACCACTAGTGTTGTACTGGTTGTACTGCCTTTGAAACATTTAGCATTGTTTAGAAGACCTATTACAGACTATAAAAAATGATTAAGATATGATTAATCGTTAGTACCAGTACCAACCTAGATTCTGTAAGGCATGACCTATTCCATTCCATTGGGTCAGAGAGTAGACACAAACTTAGAAAGGCTAGTTAGCACAGGATTTCCTATAGAATTCAGTGACTTGGCCAAGCCAGTTATACCTATTACTGAAAAAGATGGGAAGATAAAAATCTATAGAGAGTTTAAAATCAGGGCCAATCCCTCTCAGTGTTTCTCAGTATTCTTTACTATAGACTGAAGACTTGCTTGCCACCCTGTCCAGTgaataaacatttaaattaaatagatttggcacaaatatatttttacatgCTGAAGCAAGATTAATCAAAGCAGATCCTGATAGTAAATGCACCAAAAAGTCTATTCCTTATAATG contains:
- the DCP1B gene encoding mRNA-decapping enzyme 1B isoform X2, translated to MNRLSMENRTEPITKDLDFQLQDPFLLYRNARLSIYGIWFYDKEECQRIAELMKNLTQQEQFKARQGAGAGASPMIQSSGDSKEVDILRMLTKAKDEYTKCKTCSEPKQMTSSSAIYDNPNLIKPIPVKPVETQHQQIPQQGKNMDSEPQHLSLTALFGKQENPTIYQDVPEQSQKKHQLNLSVRQSVVRSLSYEEPGRHSPSAEKQLCPAIQKLMVRGTDLHPLSELPENRLCENGNVRSVGEVFTGLFQPVTSHGIVTSHPAQDTTSSQSLLQKLQGQSGSVTKMDPSATGTVSSTASIFSRTSATASAAPINNMTQPHLVYFNGSLPAQTLEPQTAGKEQSKLPRQPLSLSGNQSTSSGVISPQELLKKLQIVQQEQQLHVSSRPTLAAKFPVVTQNTNTLKPLDAWIDKTSGAQKQSPLFQVISPQRIPATVTPALLMSPMLFTQSTPAPPKASESGCLPPANQESASSSASLLLPMQNPEPSVINSNSLTKMQLQETLLHLIQNDDNFLNIIYEAYLFSVRKAAIKKSM
- the DCP1B gene encoding mRNA-decapping enzyme 1B isoform X3, encoding MRSILFLLCSMLSIYGIWFYDKEECQRIAELMKNLTQQEQFKARQGAGAGASPMIQSSGDSKEVDILRMLTKAKDEYTKCKTCSEPKQMTSSSAIYDNPNLIKPIPVKPVETQHQQIPQQGKNMDSEPQHLSLTALFGKQENPTIYQDVPEQSQKKHQLNLSVRQSVVRSLSYEEPGRHSPSAEKQLCPAIQKLMVRGTDLHPLSELPENRLCENGNVRSVGEVFTGLFQPVTSHGIVTSHPAQDTTSSQSLLQKLQGQSGSVTKMDPSATGTVSSTASIFSRTSATASAAPINNMTQPHLVYFNGSLPAQTLEPQTAGKEQSKLPRQPLSLSGNQSTSSGVISPQELLKKLQIVQQEQQLHVSSRPTLAAKFPVVTQNTNTLKPLDAWIDKTSGAQKQSPLFQVISPQRIPATVTPALLMSPMLFTQSTPAPPKASESGCLPPANQESASSSASLLLPMQNPEPSVINSNSLTKMQLQETLLHLIQNDDNFLNIIYEAYLFSVRKAAIKKSM
- the DCP1B gene encoding mRNA-decapping enzyme 1B isoform X1 — protein: MAAAVPGAALLGKGLDISLAALQRHDPYISSIVDVASQVALYTFGHRANEWEKTDVEGTLFVYTRSASPRHGFTIMNRLSMENRTEPITKDLDFQLQDPFLLYRNARLSIYGIWFYDKEECQRIAELMKNLTQQEQFKARQGAGAGASPMIQSSGDSKEVDILRMLTKAKDEYTKCKTCSEPKQMTSSSAIYDNPNLIKPIPVKPVETQHQQIPQQGKNMDSEPQHLSLTALFGKQENPTIYQDVPEQSQKKHQLNLSVRQSVVRSLSYEEPGRHSPSAEKQLCPAIQKLMVRGTDLHPLSELPENRLCENGNVRSVGEVFTGLFQPVTSHGIVTSHPAQDTTSSQSLLQKLQGQSGSVTKMDPSATGTVSSTASIFSRTSATASAAPINNMTQPHLVYFNGSLPAQTLEPQTAGKEQSKLPRQPLSLSGNQSTSSGVISPQELLKKLQIVQQEQQLHVSSRPTLAAKFPVVTQNTNTLKPLDAWIDKTSGAQKQSPLFQVISPQRIPATVTPALLMSPMLFTQSTPAPPKASESGCLPPANQESASSSASLLLPMQNPEPSVINSNSLTKMQLQETLLHLIQNDDNFLNIIYEAYLFSVRKAAIKKSM